One Cicer arietinum cultivar CDC Frontier isolate Library 1 chromosome 8, Cicar.CDCFrontier_v2.0, whole genome shotgun sequence DNA segment encodes these proteins:
- the LOC101490777 gene encoding uncharacterized protein isoform X2 → MGHRNSSYRIIPSPISCVSSEGLMVVVMFCRLQLLVIRRNSLGPFSTLSFRYFLALQKELESYDCVLYEMVASRETLEKMRKPTAIKRLKGSNTRGFNILGCIQRQMARILALDFQLDCLNYQSENFLHADLDYETFQLLQLAKGESFFSFAKDMTLRSTKAILQPSIPEDLDPWRSKLLWASRVLPMPLVGLLIIGSVCADVGSPASEYPEIEALSRLDFSAAMKVFLAKRLTSELTQVATDVEEKSVIIGERNRVAIETLTGAMNKGHNKIAILYGGGHMPDLGRRLREEFDLVPSGVQWLNAWSIRKKKLNTNSLPFLKTMAKASGWPLNRYQTLALLIFSSVLALDLWFWELFFGTAVNWFSEAASEVLQYVGNSPMI, encoded by the exons ATGGGTCACCGGAACAGTTCCTACAGAATAATTCCATCGCCGATTTCATGCGTTTCAAGCGAGGGATTGATGGTGGTGGTGATGTTTTGCAGACTGCAACTGTTAGTTATAAGAAGAAATTCCCTTGGTCCCTTTTCAACCCTTTCCTTCAg GTATTTCCTGGCCCTCCAAAAGGAGCTTGAATCCTATGATTGTGTCCTTTATGAAATGGTAGCTAGCAGGGAAACtttagagaaaatgagaaaGCCTACTGCTATAAAAAGGTTAAAAGGATCAAACACTAGAGGTTTTAACATTTTGGGATGCATCCAAAGACAGATGGCGCGAATTCTCGCTCTTGATTTCCAATTAGATTGTCTCAATTACCAGTCTGAAAATTTTCTCCATGCAGATCTTGATTATGAGACCTTCCAATTACTTCAG CTTGCAAAAGGTGAAAGCTTCTTTTCATTTGCTAAGGATATGACTCTTAGATCTACGAAGGCGATATTGCAGCCTTCAATTCCAGAAGATCTTGATCCATGGAGATCGAAGCTTTTGTGGGCTTCGCGTGTACTTCCTATGCCGCTTGTTGGTCTTCTTATCATTGGAAGCGTTTGTGCTGATGTGGGAAGTCCAGCATCAGAATATCCTGAAATAGAGGCATTGTCAAGGCTTGACTTTAGTGCGGCCATGAAGGTCTTCCTTGCAAAGAGACTAACATCTGA GTTGACACAAGTTGCAACAGACGTAGAGGAGAAATCTGTTATAATTGGCGAGAGAAATCGAGTTGCGATCGAGACCCTTACAGGGGCAATGAACAAGGGACACAATAAGATTGCCATACTTTACGGGGGTGGCCACATGCCGGATCTCGGGAGGAGATTGAGGGAGGAGTTCGATTTAGTTCCGTCCGGTGTGCAGTGGCTAAATGCTTGGTCCATAAGGAAAAAGAAACTTAATACTAATTCACTTCCATTTCTGAAGACAATGGCCAAGGCTTCGGGTTGGCCATTGAACCGGTATCAGACATTGGCGTTGCTCATCTTTTCGTCGGTCTTGGCATTGGATCTGTGGTTTTGGGAGCTATTCTTCGGCACTGCGGTGAATTGGTTCTCCGAGGCTGCTTCGGAAGTTCTTCAGTATGTTGGTAATTCACCAATGATATGA
- the LOC101490777 gene encoding uncharacterized protein isoform X1: MVLTSSISIISSSFSSDSPSTSNSNSNLFKNKAFPSFLVGLPKPPFSNSTLRFKPSSILSTQQTNGSPEQFLQNNSIADFMRFKRGIDGGGDVLQTATVSYKKKFPWSLFNPFLQVDLISTIHIADEEYFLALQKELESYDCVLYEMVASRETLEKMRKPTAIKRLKGSNTRGFNILGCIQRQMARILALDFQLDCLNYQSENFLHADLDYETFQLLQLAKGESFFSFAKDMTLRSTKAILQPSIPEDLDPWRSKLLWASRVLPMPLVGLLIIGSVCADVGSPASEYPEIEALSRLDFSAAMKVFLAKRLTSELTQVATDVEEKSVIIGERNRVAIETLTGAMNKGHNKIAILYGGGHMPDLGRRLREEFDLVPSGVQWLNAWSIRKKKLNTNSLPFLKTMAKASGWPLNRYQTLALLIFSSVLALDLWFWELFFGTAVNWFSEAASEVLQYVGNSPMI, from the exons ATGGTGTTAACTTCTTCAATTTCAATAATATCTTCTTCATTCTCTTCTGATTCTCCTTCAACTTCCAATTCCAATTCTAACCTTTTCAAAAACAAAGCTTTTCCTTCTTTTCTTGTTGGATTACCAAAACCACCCTTTTCAAATTCAACTCTTAGATTCAAACCTTCTTCAATTTTATCAACACAACAAACAAATGGGTCACCGGAACAGTTCCTACAGAATAATTCCATCGCCGATTTCATGCGTTTCAAGCGAGGGATTGATGGTGGTGGTGATGTTTTGCAGACTGCAACTGTTAGTTATAAGAAGAAATTCCCTTGGTCCCTTTTCAACCCTTTCCTTCAg GTTGATTTGATTTCAACAATTCACATAGCTGATGAAGA GTATTTCCTGGCCCTCCAAAAGGAGCTTGAATCCTATGATTGTGTCCTTTATGAAATGGTAGCTAGCAGGGAAACtttagagaaaatgagaaaGCCTACTGCTATAAAAAGGTTAAAAGGATCAAACACTAGAGGTTTTAACATTTTGGGATGCATCCAAAGACAGATGGCGCGAATTCTCGCTCTTGATTTCCAATTAGATTGTCTCAATTACCAGTCTGAAAATTTTCTCCATGCAGATCTTGATTATGAGACCTTCCAATTACTTCAG CTTGCAAAAGGTGAAAGCTTCTTTTCATTTGCTAAGGATATGACTCTTAGATCTACGAAGGCGATATTGCAGCCTTCAATTCCAGAAGATCTTGATCCATGGAGATCGAAGCTTTTGTGGGCTTCGCGTGTACTTCCTATGCCGCTTGTTGGTCTTCTTATCATTGGAAGCGTTTGTGCTGATGTGGGAAGTCCAGCATCAGAATATCCTGAAATAGAGGCATTGTCAAGGCTTGACTTTAGTGCGGCCATGAAGGTCTTCCTTGCAAAGAGACTAACATCTGA GTTGACACAAGTTGCAACAGACGTAGAGGAGAAATCTGTTATAATTGGCGAGAGAAATCGAGTTGCGATCGAGACCCTTACAGGGGCAATGAACAAGGGACACAATAAGATTGCCATACTTTACGGGGGTGGCCACATGCCGGATCTCGGGAGGAGATTGAGGGAGGAGTTCGATTTAGTTCCGTCCGGTGTGCAGTGGCTAAATGCTTGGTCCATAAGGAAAAAGAAACTTAATACTAATTCACTTCCATTTCTGAAGACAATGGCCAAGGCTTCGGGTTGGCCATTGAACCGGTATCAGACATTGGCGTTGCTCATCTTTTCGTCGGTCTTGGCATTGGATCTGTGGTTTTGGGAGCTATTCTTCGGCACTGCGGTGAATTGGTTCTCCGAGGCTGCTTCGGAAGTTCTTCAGTATGTTGGTAATTCACCAATGATATGA
- the LOC101491107 gene encoding ribulose bisphosphate carboxylase/oxygenase activase, chloroplastic isoform X2 translates to MKEERRRKEDWIVDLRRNRKIMNRSQDQRSRPAKPATIHGCALSGDLIGLQKLLRDNPSLLNDTNPVMANTPLHVSAGNNRVEIVKFLLEWQGPEKVEIEAKNMYGETPLHMAAKNGCSEAAELLLAHGASVEARANNGMTPLHLAVWYSLRAEEFLTVKTLLDYNADCSAKDNEGMTPLNHLTQGPGNEKLRELLNWHLEEQRKRRAIEACSETKAKMDGLEKEMSHIVGLNELKVQLRKWAKGMLLDERRRALGLHVGTRRPPHMAFLGNPGTGKTMVARILGRLLHMVGILPTDKVTEVQRTDLVGEFVGHTGPKTRRKIQEAEGGILFVDEAYRLIPMQKADDKDYGLEALEEIMSVMDSGKIVVIFAGYSEPMKRVITSNEGFCRRVTKFFHFNDFNSKELAQIFHIKMNNLSEGSLLYGFKLHSDCSLEAIAAMIERETTEKQRKETNGGLVDTMLVNARENLDLRLSFDCIDTEELLTITLEDLEAGLGLLSQ, encoded by the exons ATGAAGGaagaaagaaggagaaaggaagATTGGATTGTGGATTTGAGGAGGAATCGGAAAAT AATGAACAGGTCACAAGATCAAAGATCAAGACCTGCAAAACCAGCTACAATCCATGGCTGTGCTCTCTCAGGAGACCTTATTGGACTTCAGAAACTACTTCGAGATAACCCTTCTCTTCTTAATGACACAAACCCTGTT ATGGCAAACACACCACTTCATGTTTCTGCAGGTAACAACAGGGTTGAGATAGTTAAATTTCTTCTTGAGTGGCAAGGACCGGAGAAGGTTGAGATAGAGGCCAAGAATATG TATGGAGAAACTCCATTGCACATGGCAGCAAAGAACGGTTGCAGTGAAGCCGCAGAGTTACTTCTTGCTCATGGCGCTTCGGTTGAAGCAAGAGcaaat AATGGTATGACACCTTTACACCTTGCAGTTTGGTATTCATTACGAGCAGAAGAGTTCTTAACCGTGAAAACATTGCTTGATTATAATGCAGATTGCAGTGCTAAGGACAAT GAGGGAATGACGCCTTTGAATCATCTTACGCAAGGTCCTGGAAACGAGAAACTTAGGGAACTACTAAACTGGCATCTCGAAGAGCAGAGAAAGAGGCGAGCTATTGAAGCGTGCAGTGAAACCAAAGCGAAAATGGATGGACTTGAAAAGGAAATGTCGCATATCGTAGGTCTTAATGAACTAAAAGTACAACTACGCAAGTGGGCGAAAGGCATGCTTTTGGACGAGAGGCGTAGAGCTCTTGGTCTTCATGTTGGCACAAGACGACCACCTCATATGGCCTTTCTTGGAAATCCCGGAACAG GTAAAACTATGGTAGCAAGGATCCTTGGAAGATTACTTCATATGGTGGGCATTCTACCTACTGATAAAGTGACAGAAGTACAGCGAACCGATTTAGTTGGCGAGTTTGTCGGTCACACCGGTCCGAAAACTAGGAGGAAG ATCCAGGAAGCAGAAGGAGGAATTCTTTTTGTTGACGAAGCTTATAGACTGATACCAATGCAGAAAGCGGATGATAAGGACTATGGGTTGGAAGCCTTGGAGGAGATTATGTCGGTCATGGATAGTGGAAAAATCGTAGTAATATTTGCAGGGTACAGTGAACCAATGAAACGAGTAATCACATCTAACGAAGGCTTTTGCAGACGTGTGACAAAGTTTTTCCATTTTAACGATTTCAATTCAAAGGAGCTAGCACAAATCTTTCACATCAAGATGAACAATTTATCAGAAGGTAGTTTGCTATATGGATTTAAGTTGCATTCGGATTGCAGTCTAGAAGCGATAGCAGCGATGATAGAAAGGGAAACGACCGAAAAGCAGCGTAAGGAAACGAATGGCGGTTTGGTAGATACCATGTTGGTTAATGCAAGAGAAAATTTGGACCTAAGACTTAGCTTTGATTGTATAGATACAGAAGAACTTCTTACCATTACATTGGAAGATTTAGAAGCAGGTCTTGGTTTACTATCACAGTAA
- the LOC101491107 gene encoding ribulose bisphosphate carboxylase/oxygenase activase, chloroplastic isoform X1, which produces MKEERRRKEDWIVDLRRNRKMLMNRSQDQRSRPAKPATIHGCALSGDLIGLQKLLRDNPSLLNDTNPVMANTPLHVSAGNNRVEIVKFLLEWQGPEKVEIEAKNMYGETPLHMAAKNGCSEAAELLLAHGASVEARANNGMTPLHLAVWYSLRAEEFLTVKTLLDYNADCSAKDNEGMTPLNHLTQGPGNEKLRELLNWHLEEQRKRRAIEACSETKAKMDGLEKEMSHIVGLNELKVQLRKWAKGMLLDERRRALGLHVGTRRPPHMAFLGNPGTGKTMVARILGRLLHMVGILPTDKVTEVQRTDLVGEFVGHTGPKTRRKIQEAEGGILFVDEAYRLIPMQKADDKDYGLEALEEIMSVMDSGKIVVIFAGYSEPMKRVITSNEGFCRRVTKFFHFNDFNSKELAQIFHIKMNNLSEGSLLYGFKLHSDCSLEAIAAMIERETTEKQRKETNGGLVDTMLVNARENLDLRLSFDCIDTEELLTITLEDLEAGLGLLSQ; this is translated from the exons ATGAAGGaagaaagaaggagaaaggaagATTGGATTGTGGATTTGAGGAGGAATCGGAAAATGTT AATGAACAGGTCACAAGATCAAAGATCAAGACCTGCAAAACCAGCTACAATCCATGGCTGTGCTCTCTCAGGAGACCTTATTGGACTTCAGAAACTACTTCGAGATAACCCTTCTCTTCTTAATGACACAAACCCTGTT ATGGCAAACACACCACTTCATGTTTCTGCAGGTAACAACAGGGTTGAGATAGTTAAATTTCTTCTTGAGTGGCAAGGACCGGAGAAGGTTGAGATAGAGGCCAAGAATATG TATGGAGAAACTCCATTGCACATGGCAGCAAAGAACGGTTGCAGTGAAGCCGCAGAGTTACTTCTTGCTCATGGCGCTTCGGTTGAAGCAAGAGcaaat AATGGTATGACACCTTTACACCTTGCAGTTTGGTATTCATTACGAGCAGAAGAGTTCTTAACCGTGAAAACATTGCTTGATTATAATGCAGATTGCAGTGCTAAGGACAAT GAGGGAATGACGCCTTTGAATCATCTTACGCAAGGTCCTGGAAACGAGAAACTTAGGGAACTACTAAACTGGCATCTCGAAGAGCAGAGAAAGAGGCGAGCTATTGAAGCGTGCAGTGAAACCAAAGCGAAAATGGATGGACTTGAAAAGGAAATGTCGCATATCGTAGGTCTTAATGAACTAAAAGTACAACTACGCAAGTGGGCGAAAGGCATGCTTTTGGACGAGAGGCGTAGAGCTCTTGGTCTTCATGTTGGCACAAGACGACCACCTCATATGGCCTTTCTTGGAAATCCCGGAACAG GTAAAACTATGGTAGCAAGGATCCTTGGAAGATTACTTCATATGGTGGGCATTCTACCTACTGATAAAGTGACAGAAGTACAGCGAACCGATTTAGTTGGCGAGTTTGTCGGTCACACCGGTCCGAAAACTAGGAGGAAG ATCCAGGAAGCAGAAGGAGGAATTCTTTTTGTTGACGAAGCTTATAGACTGATACCAATGCAGAAAGCGGATGATAAGGACTATGGGTTGGAAGCCTTGGAGGAGATTATGTCGGTCATGGATAGTGGAAAAATCGTAGTAATATTTGCAGGGTACAGTGAACCAATGAAACGAGTAATCACATCTAACGAAGGCTTTTGCAGACGTGTGACAAAGTTTTTCCATTTTAACGATTTCAATTCAAAGGAGCTAGCACAAATCTTTCACATCAAGATGAACAATTTATCAGAAGGTAGTTTGCTATATGGATTTAAGTTGCATTCGGATTGCAGTCTAGAAGCGATAGCAGCGATGATAGAAAGGGAAACGACCGAAAAGCAGCGTAAGGAAACGAATGGCGGTTTGGTAGATACCATGTTGGTTAATGCAAGAGAAAATTTGGACCTAAGACTTAGCTTTGATTGTATAGATACAGAAGAACTTCTTACCATTACATTGGAAGATTTAGAAGCAGGTCTTGGTTTACTATCACAGTAA
- the LOC101491424 gene encoding probable chlorophyll(ide) b reductase NYC1, chloroplastic, which produces MATVAKIQFFSDCLNQQRLRKGFCSYTSSGVLGFGHNFDGLKKCRAFKNEDGGEVKEKKIRNLKKNYEVKVQRESGFWNSFRSVLLGNLMVGSKLDDEYRQAVVRVDEVLSKIAVQIGRYIVTMMSTGVILAIGFQMSGGDSQMDALIWYSWLGGVIIGTMIGSNWVLEDYCRAGPRNVVITGSTRGLGKALAREFLLSGDRVVVTSRSPESVQATVKELEENLKEGIANAVGSSLTKLSHAKVVGIACDVCETHDVQRLSSFAVNELGHIDIWINNAGTNKGFRPLLQFSDEDIKQIVSTNLVGSILCTQEAMRIMRNQTRAGHIFNMDGAGSGGSSTPLTAVYGSTKCGLRQFQGSLLKECKRSKVGVHTASPGMVLTELLLSGSTVQNRQMFNIICELPETVARTLVPRMRVVKGTGKAINYLTPPRILLALVTAWLRRGRWFDDEGRALYAAEADRLRNWAENRARFSFTDAMEMYTENTWVSVFSLSVVCAFIILSSTGNNLPGTS; this is translated from the exons ATGGCTACAGTTGCaaagattcaatttttttctgaTTGTTTGAACCAACAAAGGCTTAGAAAAGGATTTTGTAGCTATACTTCATCTGGGGTACTTGGTTTTGGTCATAATTTTGATGGGTTGAAAAAGTGTAGGGCTTTTAAAAATGAAGATGGTGGTGAAGTGAAGGAGAAAAAGATTagaaatttgaagaaaaattatgAGGTGAAAGTTCAAAGGGAAAGTGGGTTTTGGAATTCTTTTAGGTCTGTTTTGTTGGGGAATTTGATGGTGGGTTCAAAGTTGGATGATGAGTATAGACAAGCTGTTGTGAGGGTTGATGAGGTTCTATCTAAG ATTGCTGTTCAAATTGGAAGATATATTGTGACCATGATGAGCACCGGAGTCATCCTTGCAATTGGATTTCAGATGTCAG GTGGAGATAGTCAAATGGATGCATTGATATGGTATAGTTGGCTTGGTGGAGTTATCATTGGGACAATGATAGGTTCTAACTGGGTGTTGGAGGATTATTGTCGTGCCGGTCCACGTAATGTTGTCATAACTGGGAG TACAAGAGGATTAGGTAAAGCCTTGGCCCGGGAGTTTCTTCTTTCGGGAGATCGTGTAGTAGTTACCTCTCGAAG TCCTGAGTCTGTGCAAGCAACTGTCAAAGAGCTCGAGGAAAATCTAAAGGAAGGCATTGCCAATGCAGTCGGTTCTTCTCTGACAAAGCTTTCTCATGCGAAAGTTGTAGGCATTGCTTGTGACGTTTGCGAGACTCATGATGTTCAAAGATTGTCAAGCTTCGCTGTCAATGAGCTGGGTCATATTGACATTTGG ATAAACAATGCTGGAACAAATAAAGGTTTTAGACCATTGCTTCAATTTAGTGATGAAGATATTAAACAG ATTGTCTCAACAAACTTGGTCGGTTCTATCCTATGTACTCAAGAAGCTATGCGAATTATGAGAAACCAAACCAGGGCAGGTCACATATTTAATATGGACGGTGCAGGTTCTGGCGGCTCTAGCACGCCTCTGACAGCTGT CTATGGTTCTACAAAGTGTGGCCTTAGACAATTTCAGGGATCGCTATTGAAGGAATGCAAACGATCGAAAGTAGGTGTCCATACAGCATCTCCAGGCATGGTTCTCACAGAACTGCTTTTAAG TGGCTCAACTGTCCAAAACAGGCAAATGTTTAACATCATATGCGAGCTTCCGGAAACCGTTGCTAGAACATTAGTTCCACGGATGCGAGTTGTCAAGGGAACAGGCAAGGCCATCAATTACTTGACTCCACCTAGAATCTTACTTGCATTGGTCACTGCTTGGTTACGACGAGGTCGCTGGTTCGACGATGAG GGGAGAGCATTGTATGCAGCCGAAGCAGACCGACTTCGAAACTGGGCGGAAAATCGAGCGAGGTTTTCCTTCACCGATGCAATGGAAATGTACACAGAAAACACTTGGGTATCAGTCTTCTCACTTTCAGTTGTTTGTGCTTTCATTATACTTTCTAGCACTGGAAACAATTTGCCTGGAACTTCTTGA